In a single window of the Candidatus Poribacteria bacterium genome:
- a CDS encoding sigma-70 family RNA polymerase sigma factor gives MQSQSPESIPPECNEDVELIERFQQGDTAAFDMLFTRYQKRTYRLVQRFVPNPEDASDLTQDAFIRAYQGLGDFKSQCQFYSWLYRITVNLCIDFLRKKARSEVLLYDIDESEELPMSNIPDPRSESPAKAIENKELRAHIRKAVRRLPPKQRQIFILRHWDGLSLKDIAATVGRSDGTVKAHLLHAHRNLRKHLSPYLRETDT, from the coding sequence ATGCAATCCCAAAGCCCAGAAAGCATCCCTCCAGAATGTAACGAGGATGTTGAACTAATTGAGCGATTTCAACAAGGCGACACCGCCGCATTTGATATGCTCTTTACCCGCTACCAAAAACGCACCTATCGTTTGGTACAACGCTTCGTCCCAAACCCTGAAGACGCATCGGACCTGACACAAGACGCTTTTATACGCGCATATCAAGGATTAGGCGATTTCAAGAGCCAGTGTCAGTTTTACAGTTGGCTTTACCGAATCACGGTGAATCTCTGTATCGATTTCCTACGGAAAAAAGCGAGATCGGAAGTACTCTTGTACGATATCGACGAATCCGAGGAACTGCCGATGTCCAATATCCCAGATCCGCGCTCAGAATCCCCAGCAAAAGCAATCGAAAATAAGGAGTTGAGAGCCCATATTCGGAAAGCAGTCCGTCGGCTACCGCCAAAACAGCGGCAAATCTTTATTTTACGACATTGGGACGGGTTATCGCTTAAAGATATTGCGGCTACCGTTGGACGATCCGATGGAACAGTCAAAGCCCACCTGCTCCATGCGCATCGTAATCTTCGAAAACACCTCAGTCCTTACCTGCGAGAAACAGACACCTAA